The following DNA comes from Phytohabitans rumicis.
GCCTCGCCCTGGGCCAGCCGCAGCAGCGCGAGGCCCGGCTGCGCGCGGTAGCCCCGGCGGCTCGCCTCCCGGTACGCCTCCTCGGCGACCGGGAACTCGCCGCGCAGCCGGTGCACCTCGGCGAGCTGGTAGTACGCCATCGCCGCCGCCGGCCGGTCGGCGAGGCGTTCGCAGGCGTGCCGGGCCTCGTCGAGCGCGTCCGGCCACTCGCCCTGCAGCTGCATGAGCTGGGCGCGGTGCACGAGGCACTGGCCGCGAAACGGCACCAGGTCGCGCTGGGTGTCGCACCACCGGGTCAGCGCGACGGTCCACTCCCGGGCCCGGCGCAGGTCGAAGACGGCATGGCACTCCAGCAGCACCGCGCAGTACACGATGCCGGCGATCCGCGGCGAGACCTCGCCCGCGGTGACCGCGACCATGGCCTCGTCGAGCAGCGCCACGCCCTCGGCGGTCTTCCCGGCCCGGACCATCGCCTCGCCGCAGCCGAGCGTGCCGATGGCGACCAGGTCGGGCTCGCCGAAGCGCGCGCCGATCTCGCGGGCCCGGGCGAACGACGCGTACGCGGCCGGCGGGTCGGCGTCCAGCGCGCCGAGGGCCACCGGCACCAGCAGGTACCCGCGTTCCGCGCACTCCCCTTCGCCGCCCTCGTCGAGCAGCCGCTGGGCCCGGGCCAGCCAGCCGCCGGCGCGGACGTCCTCGCCCCGCAGCATCAGGCCGAAGGCCAGCCAGAACGCGCAGCGGGCGGCCCGCGCCCCGTCGTCGAGCCGGAGAAACTCCTGGTGGGCACGGAGCCAGGCGTCGTCGCTCTCCTCGTCGTGCCCGGTGAGGTAGGCGGCGATGGCCAGGCGTTCCAGGTCGGCGGCGCCCGGCGTCCCGAGGCGGGCGAGGTCCTCGTACGCCCGCCCCCAGTCGCGCCGCTCGAAATAATCCCCCATCAGCGGCAACGTACCGCGAATTGGGTCCACTACCGTGTCCGTTACCGGACGGCGGCGCCGACGTCTCTAGTGAACCCGAGAGGAGACGGTCATGAAATACATGATCATGTTGTACGCGTCGCAGCGGGACTACGACGCCATGGCGGGCAAGAGCGGCCCCGACTCGCCGGCCTGGTCCGCGGCGGACGTGGCGGCCATGTACGAGTACATGGGCAAGTGGAACCAGGCGATGGTCGAGTCCGGCGAGTTCGTCGAGGCGCACGGCCTCGCCGCGCCGGTGCACACCCGGCGGATCCACGGCCTCAAGGACGGGGTGCCCGTGGTGACCGACGGGCCGTACGCGGAGACCCTGGAGGTGCTGGCCGGCTACAACATCGTCGAGTGCGAAAGCTTCGACCGCGCCACCGAGCTCGCCGCCGAGGCCACCAAGTGCCCCGCTCCGGCCGGCACCGACACCAGCGCCTGGTACGTCGACGTGCGCCCGGTCGACGACGGACCGGGCGACGTCGAGGGCTGACCGTGGCCGCTGACGAGGTCGAGGACCTGCTCCGCCGCCTGGCGCCGCAGGTCCTTGGCGCGGTGGTCCGCCGGTACGGCCACTTCGACACCGCCGAGGACGCGACCCAGGAGGCCCTCCTCGCGGCCGCCCTCCAGTGGCCGGAAGAGGGCGTCCCGGACAACCCGCGCGGCTGGTTGATCACCGTCGCCGCGCGCCGCCTGACCGACCTGCTGCGCAGCGAGCAGGCCCGCCAGCGCCGGGAGAACACCGTCGCCCAGTGGGTGCTGCCCGACCAGTGGCTGGCCCCGCCGGCCGACCGGCCGCCGTCGGCGTCCGACGACTCGCTGATCCTGCTCTTCATGTGCTGCCACCCCGCGCTGACCCCGGCCGCCCAGATCGCGCTCACCCTCCGCGCGGTCGGCGGGCTGAGCACCGCCGAGGTCGCCCGCGCCTTCCTGGTGCCGGAGGCGACGATGACCCGGCGCATCACCCGGGCCAAGCAGCGCGTCAAGGACAGCGGCGTCCCGTTCGGCTTGCCACCGGAGCCGGAACGCGCCGAGCGGCTCGCCGCCGTCCTGCACGTGCTCTATTTGATCTTCAATGAGGGGTACGCCGCCACGTCCGGCCCCCAGTTGCACCGCGGCGACCTGTCGGCCGAGGCGATCCGGCTGGCCCGCCTGGTGCACCGGCTGCTGCCCGAGGACGGCGAGGTGGCCGGGCTCCTGGCGCTCATGCTGCTCACCGACGCCCGGCGGCCGGCGCGTACCGGGCCGGACGGGGCGCTCATCCCGATGGCCGAGCAGGACCGTGCCCGCTGGGACGCCGGCGCCATCGCCGAAGGCGTCGCCCTCATCAGCGCCGCCCTGCCCCGGGGCGACACCGGGCCGTACCAGCTCCAGGCGGCGATCGCGGCGCTGCACGACGAGGCGCCGACCGCCGAGGCGACCGACTGGCCGCAGATCATGGCG
Coding sequences within:
- a CDS encoding LuxR C-terminal-related transcriptional regulator; translated protein: MGDYFERRDWGRAYEDLARLGTPGAADLERLAIAAYLTGHDEESDDAWLRAHQEFLRLDDGARAARCAFWLAFGLMLRGEDVRAGGWLARAQRLLDEGGEGECAERGYLLVPVALGALDADPPAAYASFARAREIGARFGEPDLVAIGTLGCGEAMVRAGKTAEGVALLDEAMVAVTAGEVSPRIAGIVYCAVLLECHAVFDLRRAREWTVALTRWCDTQRDLVPFRGQCLVHRAQLMQLQGEWPDALDEARHACERLADRPAAAMAYYQLAEVHRLRGEFPVAEEAYREASRRGYRAQPGLALLRLAQGEAAVAAAAMRTVMDQAGDRITRSYLLSAHVEVMLAADDVPAARAAATELAELADDLDTPYVRAVSAHAAGAVCLAAGDAKAAVATLRRAWTLWRELDAPYDAARARVLIGLACRALGDHDGATLELDAAAWAFRKLGAAPDLSGVERLAVRATPPGGPLTPREVEVLRLVAAGKSNRVIAADLFLSEKTVARHVSNILGKLGLPSRSAATGYAYEHGLT
- a CDS encoding YciI family protein; amino-acid sequence: MKYMIMLYASQRDYDAMAGKSGPDSPAWSAADVAAMYEYMGKWNQAMVESGEFVEAHGLAAPVHTRRIHGLKDGVPVVTDGPYAETLEVLAGYNIVECESFDRATELAAEATKCPAPAGTDTSAWYVDVRPVDDGPGDVEG
- a CDS encoding RNA polymerase sigma factor, whose protein sequence is MAADEVEDLLRRLAPQVLGAVVRRYGHFDTAEDATQEALLAAALQWPEEGVPDNPRGWLITVAARRLTDLLRSEQARQRRENTVAQWVLPDQWLAPPADRPPSASDDSLILLFMCCHPALTPAAQIALTLRAVGGLSTAEVARAFLVPEATMTRRITRAKQRVKDSGVPFGLPPEPERAERLAAVLHVLYLIFNEGYAATSGPQLHRGDLSAEAIRLARLVHRLLPEDGEVAGLLALMLLTDARRPARTGPDGALIPMAEQDRARWDAGAIAEGVALISAALPRGDTGPYQLQAAIAALHDEAPTAEATDWPQIMALYEVLLRLSDNPVVRLNHAVAVAMAQGPRAGLDLLDKLAADDRIAGDHRMYAVRAHLLEMSGDHAAARAGYEAAARRATSFPQQRYLHGRAARLAGNDATAP